The stretch of DNA CGCCTCGGCCACCGCGAGGGAAAGGACCGTGATCGCCGCGACGGCGATCAGGATCGCGGGTCACGGTGGTGATCATCGGCAGTAATTCGGGGTGAGGCCGACCGCCAGCGCCACCGCGAAGAGCAGGGACTCGACGACCGGGCGCCCGAACGCCACCCGCACGCGCCCGTCACCACGACGATCTCGACGCGCTCGGCTTGGACGAGGAACGGCAGGGCGTCGTGCAGGGCGCGGGCCGCCTGGGCGCTGCAATCCCAGGCGACGAGGATGCGGCGCGTCGCGGCCGTCCCGCAGCCCGGCGGGACGACGATCAGCGGGCGGCCGCTCTCGAACAGCAGGGTCTTGATCAGGCCGCGATCGCCCGTCAGCATCCGCGGCTCGGCGTCGATCACCGCGAGATCGTGCAATCGGGCCTGGGCCGCGAAGCGCGCGAGCAGGCGGTCGTTCGGACAGGTGCTCGGCCTGCGCCGTGCACAGGATGCCGGCGGCGGAGGCATCGCCCCGGGCCCGTTCGGCCGCTTCCTCGGCCAGCTCCCGCAGCCGCCGGTTCTCGGCCGCAACGACCATGCCGACGAAGCGGGAGATCCAGGCATGCGGCAGGACCAGCCGGACCGAGACCGCCTGGACGGTCACCTTGGCCTGCGCGTGCTCCGCCAGGGACAGGCCGTAGGCGAGCGCGCTCGACGGGGTCTCGTCGGGCCCGCTCGCCTCGGCGCGCCGCGAGGCGAACGTCGCGGACAATGCGGGCCTTGCCGGTAGCGGCTTGCGGATGCCGGGCGTCGTCCACCGGCGGAGGCCGGAGGCGAGCCGCACCACTCCGGCGGACGGCGTCGAGCAGGACCTCGTCTTCCTCGGCCTGATCGGCCTGCGCGATCCGCCCCGCCCGGAGGTGCGCGAGGCGGTAGCCCGCGGTCTATGTACGACCGCCGGATCGACGCCGCCTCGCCTTGGTCACGCGAGCTTCGCGGTCCATGGCCCGCTCGCCCTGCTCGGCAGCGCCTTCTGCCCGATTCTCGTTCATCGGCCCGCAGGCACGCTCCACGCTTCCTCCCCGCGGTCGATCGCCCTGCCGCAGCCGCGCTTCGCTCGCGGTGACCAGCTCACGGAGGAACTCACACCCTTAGAAACGCCCCCATGCTGGGCGCACCACGGAAAAGGCCCCCGGATCACGGATCCGGGGGCCTTTTCATGTCAGCACAGGATCGAGGCGGTCAGTGCGCCACCAGTCCGGACGCGTCGTCGTCCGAGCGGGCGGGCGAGGCCTTCGGCAGCGGCTCGTCCCAGTCGATCGCCTCCGGCATGCGGATGAGCGCCCGCTCGAGAACCTGATCCATGCGCGAGACGGGGACGATCTCGAGCCCGTTCTTCACGCTGTCGGGGATCTCCGCCAGATCCTTGGCATTCTCCTCCGGGATCAGCACGATCTTGATGCCGCCCCGCAGAGCCGCCAGCAGCTTCTCCTTGAGGCCGCCGATCGGCAGCACCCGGCCGCGCAGGGTGACCTCGCCGGTCATGGCGATGTCGCGGCGCACCGGGATGCCGGTGATGACCGAGACGATGGCGGTCGCCATGGCGATGCCGGCCGAGGGACCGTCCTTCGGGGTCGCCCCCTCCGGCACGTGGACGTGGATGTCGCGGCGCTCGAACAGCGGCGGCTCGACACCGAAATCGACGGCCCGCGAACGGACGTAGGACGCCGCCGCCGAGATCGACTCCTTCATCACGTCGCGCAGGTTGCCGGTGACCGTCATCTTGCCCTTGCCGGGCATCATGATGCCTTCGATCGTGAGCAGCTCGCCCCCGACCTCGGTCCAGGCCAGCCCGGTGACCGCACCGACCTGGTCGTCGGCCTCGATCTCGCCGTAACGGAACTTCGCCGGGCCCAGGAAGGTGTCGAGGTTCTCGGCCGAGACCGTCACGCTCTTCACCCCCGAGATCAGGATCTCCTTCACCGCCTTGCGGATCAGGTTCGAGATCTCGCGCTCCAGGTTACGCACGCCCGCCTCGCGGGTGTAGCGGCGAATCAGGAGCATCAGGCCGTCATCGGTGATCGACCATTCCTTGGGCTCGAGGCCGTGCTTCTTGAGGGCGCCGGGCATCAGGTGCTTGCGCGCGATCTCGACCTTCTCCTCCTCGGTGTAGCCGGCGATGCGGATCACCTCCATCCGGTCCAAGAGGGCCGGCGGGATGTTGAGGGTGTTGGCGGTCGTCACGAACATCACGTTCGACAGGTCGTAGTCGACCTCGAGGTAATGGTCGTTGAAGGTCGCGTTCTGCTCCGGATCCAGCACCTCGAGGAGCGCCGCCGACGGGTCGCCGCGGAAGTCCATGCCCATCTTGTCGATCTCGTCGAGCAGGATGAGCGGGTTCGAGGTCTTGGCCTTGCGCATCGACTGCACGATCTTGCCGGGCATCGAGCCGATATAGGTCCGGCGGTGACCGCGGATCTCGGCCTCGTCACGCACGCCGCCGAGCGACATGCGCACGAACTCGCGGCCCGTGGCCTTGGCGATCGACTTGCCGAGCGAGGTCTTGCCGACGCCGGGGGGGCCGACGAGGCAGAGGATCGGGCCGGTGAGCTTGTTGGCGCGCTGCTGCACCGCCAGGTACTCGACGATCCGCTCCTTGACCTTGTCGAGACCGAAGTGATCGGAATCGAGCATGGCCTGGGCGCCGGGCAGGTCCTTCTTGATCTTCGAGCGCTTGCCCCACGGGATGCCGAGCATCCAGTCGAGGTAGTTGCGCACGACCGTCGCCTCGGCCGACATCGGTGACATCTGGCGCAGCTTCTTCAGCTCGGCCAGCGCCTTGTCCCGCGCCTCCTTGGACAGCTTGGTCTTCTCGATCTTGTCCTCGAGCTCGGCCAGCTCGTCGCGGCCGTCCTCGTCGCCGAGTTCCTTCTGAATGGCCTTCATCTGCTCATTCAGGTAGTACTCGCGCTGGGTCTTCTCCATCTGCCGCTTGACGCGGGTGCGGATGCGCTTCTCGACCTGCAGCACCGAGATCTCGCTCTCCATCAGCGAGAGCACGCGCTCCAGCCGTTGGGCGACGGTCGGGATCTCGAGGATCGCCTGCTTGTCGGAGATCTTGACCGCGAGGTGCGAGGCGACCGTGTCGGCGAGCTTCGAGGGCTCGTCGATCTGGATCACCGCCGAGACCACCTCGGGCGAGATCTTCTTGTTGAGCTTGACGTAGTTCTCGAACTCCGAGATCACCGAGCGGGCGAGCGCCTCGGCCTCGATCTTGTCGCCGAGATCGTTCGGCAGCACCTCGGCGTCGGCGGCGTAGTACTCGTCCGAGCGGGTGAAATCCTGGATCTTGGCGCGGCCGCCGCCCTCCACCAGCACCTTCACGGTGCCGTCGGGAAGCTTGAGCAGCTGGAGCACGCTGGCGAGCGTGCCGATGGTGTAGATCGCGTCGGTGGCCGGGTCGTCGTCGGTGGCGTTGACCTGGGTGGCGAGCAGGATGTGCCGGTCGGTGCGGACCGCCTCCTCGAGCGCACGGATCGACTTCTCGCGGCCGACGAAGAGCGGCACGATCATGTGCGGGAAGACCACGATGTCGCGCAACGGCAGGACCGCGTAGGTCCCGGTCGAACCGGGGACGACGGGCTGGCGCGATTTCGGCTGGGTCATTGACTGACTTCCTTGTGTGGTGACGCCCAGGTCCCTCCCCTCATGGGGACAAGCAGGAGGAACGATGGGGGCCGACCGGGCCGCGGGGGTCGGAAACGAGGAGAGCGGCCGGGTCGCGGCACCGCACCTCGTCGGGTGAGCATGCGGCCGCCGCGTTGAGTCTCAGGTGGCTCCTTGGGGCGCCGCTTTCAAGCACCGTGCCACCCGGCCGCATCCGGCCACCTCTCAAGCAAGAGGCCGCCGTTTTCGCGGCGGCCTCTCAGGTCACGGTCAGGCGCTGGCGCTCGCCGGTGCGTCCTTGCCGCGGTCGCCGTGGATGTAGAGCGGCCGCGACTTGCCGTCGACGACCTCCGGCCCGATCACCACCTGCTCGACCGAATCGAGGCCGGGCAGGTCGTACATCGTCTCGAGCAGGATGCTCTCCAGGATCGAGCGCAGGCCGCGGGCGCCGGTCTTGCGCTCGATCGCCTTGCGGGCGACGAGGCTCAGCGCCTCTTCCTGGAACGTCAGGTCGACGTTCTCCATCTCGAACAGGCGCTGGTACTGCTTCACCAGCGCGTTCTTCGGCTCCTGGAGGATGCGCTTCAGGGCGGTCTCGTCGAGATCCTCGAGGGTCGCCAGGACCGGGAGACGGCCGACGAATTCGGGGATGAGGCCGAACTTCAGCAGGTCCTCGGGCTCGACGTTGCGGAAGATCTCGCCGGTGCGGCGGTCGTCCGGAGCCTGGACGGTGGCGCCGAAGCCGATCGAGGTCCCCTTGCCGCGGGCCGAGATGATCCGCTCCAGCCCCGCGAAGGCGCCGCCGCAGATGAACAGGATGTTGGTCGTGTCGACCTGGAGGAATTCCTGCTGCGGGTGCTTGCGGCCGCCCTGCGGCGGAACGCTGGCGACCGTGCCCTCCATGATCTTCAGGAGCGCCTGCTGCACGCCCTCGCCCGACACGTCGCGGGTGATCGAGGGGTTGTCCGACTTGCGCGAGATCTTGTCGATCTCGTCGATGTAGACGATGCCGCGCTGCGCCCGCTCGACGTTGTAGTCCGACGCCTGGAGCAGCTTGAGGATGATGTTCTCGACGTCCTCGCCGACGTAACCGGCCTCGGTCAGCGTCGTCGCGTCGGCCATCGTGAACGGCACATCGAGGATGCGCGCCAGGGTCTGGGCCAACAGCGTCTTGCCCGACCCTGTCGGGCCGATCAGCAGGATGTTGGACTTCGCCAGCTCGACGTCGTTGTGCTTGGTCGCGTGCGCCAGGCGCTTGTAGTGGTTGTGCACAGCCACCGACAGGACCTTCTTGGCAAAGTCCTGGCCGATGACATAGTCATCGAGGACCCGCCGAATCTCCTTCGGGGTGGGTACGCCGTCCCGCGACTTCACCAGCGAGGACTTCGATTCCTCGCGAATGATGTCCATGCACAGCTCGACGCACTCATCGCAGATGAAGACGGTCGGGCCCGCGATCAGCTTGCGAACCTCGTGCTGGCTCTTGCCGCAGAACGAGCAGTACAGCGTGCTCTTCGAGTCGTTGCCGCCAGCCTTGCTCATATGGGTCTCCAAGTCCCCGACCGGCCCCGCCCCGGGGACGCGACCGCATCGCTTTTAGATAGTGGCGCCCGGCTAAAGAAACAGTCACCGCCTCCCGCGCCGCCGGGCGCCCGGTGCAGAACCGCGATGCAAACACGCAGCCACCCCGGGATCAATCCCATCGATGCGACAGGCTCCCGCCAAATGGCCGCATCGTCGGGCCTGCCTTCGAGAGTGGCCCCTGTCCTTTTGGGGCAGGCCCGCATTCCGGGGAACGCTCCCCGGGCGCGCGGGCCTGCCGCCGAGCTTTTTTTGGTGACGCTTGGTGTCGCTTACGCCTGGGCCGGCGCCTCGGCGCGCTTCTGCAGCACCTCGTCGATGAGGCCCCACTCCTTGGCCGCGTCGGCGGTCATGAAGTTGTCGCGCTCCAGGCCCTGCTCGATCGCCTCGTACTCGCGACCGGTATGCTTCACGTAGATCTCGTTGAGGCGCCGCTTCAGGGCCTCGATCTCGCGGGCATGGATCAGGATGTCGGTGGCCTGGCCCTGGAAGCCGCCGGAGGGCTGGTGGACCATGATCCGGGCATTCGGCAGGGCGAAGCGGTGGCCCGCCTCGCCGGCGGCCAGCAGCAGCGAGCCCATCGAGGCGGCCTGGCCGACGCAGAGCGTGGCGACCGGGCAGCGGATGAACTGCATCGTGTCGTAGATCGACAGGCCGGAGGTGACGACGCCGCCCGGCGAGTTGATGTAGAAGGAGATTTCCTTCTTCGGGTTCTCCGCCTCGAGGAACAGCAGCTGCGCCACGATGAGCGACGCGGAATAATCCTCGACCGGGCCCGTCAGGAAGATGATGCGCTCGCGCAGCAGGCGCGAATAGATGTCGAAGGCGCGCTCGCCGCGGCTCGACTGCTCGACCACCATGGGCACGAGCGCGCTGTTGTAATAATCGACCGGATCTCTCATCTCACTGGCCCTCTGAACGGAACCCGGCCGCCTCGAGGCGGCCGGGGGTAGCGGCGGAAACGCATGACCTCGCAGGCCCCGTCCCCGCCGCCCGTTCGGGGCCGTGGCGAGGATCAGGCCGGGTTGGACTCACCCGCGGGAGCGGCCTCGGCCGAATCAGCCTTGGTCTCCTCGGCGTCGTCCTCGTCGGCGAACAGCGCCTCCTTGGAGACGGGCTCCTCGACCAGTTTGACCTGCCCGAGGACGTGGTCAACCACCTTCTCCTCGAACAGCGGGGCGCGCAGCTCGGCCAGCGCCTGCGGGGTCTTGCGGTAGAAATCCCAGACCTGCTGCTCCTGGCCGGGGAACTGGCGGACGCGGGCGATCAGGGCCTGATTCACCTCGTCGTCCGAGACCTTGATATCGGCGCTCTCGCCGGCCTGCGCAAGCACCAGGCCGAGGCGCACGCGGCGCTCGGCGATCCGGCGGTACTCCTGGCGGGCCTTCTCCTCCGTGGTGTCCTCGTCCTCGAAGGTCTTGCCGCGGTTCTTCAGGTCCTGCTCGACCTGGGCCCACACGGCGGCGAATTCCTGGTGGACGAGGCTCGGGGGCAGCTCGAAGGAGTAGCGGCTGTCGAGGGCGTCGAGCAGGCCCTTCTTCAGCTTCTGGCGCGAGGCCGCCTCGTATTCGCGGCCCATGGTGTCGCGCACAGCGTCCTTGAGGGCGTCGAGCGAGTCCATGCCGAAGGTCTTGGCGAGCTCGTCGTCGATCGCGAGCTCACCCGGGTACTTGATGGCCTTCACGGTGACGTCGAACTCGGCTTCCTTGCCGGCGAGGTGCTCGGCACCGTAGCTCTCCGGGAAGGTGACCTTGACGAGGCGCTCGTCGCCGACGTGGACGCCGAGCAGCTGGTCCTCGAAGCCGGGGATGAAGGTGCCGGAGCCGAGGTCGAGGTTGATGTCCTCGCCGGTGCCGCCCTCGAACGGGGTGCCGTCGATCCGGCCGGTGAAGTTGATGACGACCCGGTCGCCGGTCTCGGCGTACTGGCCTTCCATCCGGTCGTGGAACGGGCGGTTGGCCGAGGCCATCCGCTCGATCGTCGCGTTGATCTCCTCGTCGGAGGGGGTGACGACCTGCTTGGTCAGGCTCACGTCCGACAGGTCGACGAGGTCGAAGCTCGGCATCACCTCGAGGGCGATCTTGAACGAGAGGTCGGCCTTGGCGTCGAGCGCCTTCTCGATCTCATCCTTGTCCTCGGGCATCTGCACCTGAGGCTCGAGGGCGAGCTTGAGCTTGTTGTCCTCGACGATCTTCTGGTTGGCCTCGTTGACGGCGTTCTGGACGACGTCGGCCATCACGGAGCGGCCGTAGACCTTGCGCAGGTGGGCGACCGGCACCTTGCCCGGGCGGAAGCCCTTGAGCTGCACCTTGCCCTTGATCCCGTCGAGCTCCGTCGCGAGCCGGCTCTCCAGCTCGGCCGCGGGCAGGACCACCTGGAACTCGCGCTTGAGCCCGTCGGACTTGGTCTCGGTCACCTGCATCGTCGTCATTCCGCCTTGCACCTTCGAATCCGGCCTGGCTGCGGACCCGGACGGCGCTGGTATCGACGCCGTGCGACGGGACCGTCAGGACAAGGGGCCGGCACTGCTGCTTGAACCCAATCCGTCGTGTCGCCTGGCGGAGGTGGTGCGGGCGGAGGGGCTCGAACCCCCACGACTCTCGTCACTGGAACCTAAATCCAGCGCGTCTACCAATTCCGCCACGCCCGCGACGCTCGCGCCCGAGGCCTGACGCACCCGGGCGCGGCTCTATAGCATGGTCGATCGGTCACGCAGCAAGAATTTTAACCCGCGCCTCGCCCCGGGCCCGCGCCGCCGCTACAAGGCGGATCGCCGCGAGGGACCGCCCTTCCCGCGCGAGAAAAACCCCATCCAGCGAGGTGCCATGCCGTCGTCCCTGCCGCCCTCGCGCCGCGCGCTGCTCGCCGGCGCCGCCCTCTCCCTCGCCCCGACCCTCGTCCGGGCGCAAGGCGGCCCGTCCGCGACGCCCTCGTCGCAGCCGGCGCCCGGCGCGGCGGAGGCGAAGGCCCTGATCGCGGCGCCCGCCAAGGCGCGGATCAAGCCGGAGCCCGCGCCCGAGACCCCGGTCTGGGCCTTCGACGGCAAGGGAACGCCGCCGGTCCTGCGGGTCAAGCTCGGCGAAGCCGTCCGCCTGCGCCTCGAGAACAAGACCGAGAAGCCCCTGTCGCTGCACTGGCACGGGGTGCGCAACCGCAACGCGATGGACGGGGTCGGCGGGGTCACGCAGGCGCCGGTCGCCCCCGGCGCGAGCTTCCTCTACGAGTTCACGCCGCCGGATGCCGGCACCTTCCTGATCCGGCCGCTCGTGGTCGGCGGGTCGAGCGAGCCGTCCGGGCGCGGGCTCGCCGGGATGCTGGTGGTCGAGGAGGCGAAGCCCCCGGTCGTCGACCGCGACGTGCCGCTGCTCCTCCAGGACTGGCGCCTGGAGCCCGACGGGACGCCGGCGCCGTTCGGGCAGACGGCCTTCGCGGCGAGTTCCGGTCGGCTCGGCAATGCGCTCACGATCAACGGACGGCCCGCGCCCGAAACGATCGAGGCGGCGCCCGGCACCCGGCTTCGCCTGCGGCTCGCCAATGCCTGCAACGCCCGGGCGACCCGGATCCGCTTCGACGGCCTCAAGGCCTGGGTGGCGGCGGTGGACGGGCAGCCGACCGACACGTTCGAGCCCTTGCGCGCCACGCTGCCGTTCCAGCCCGGCACCCGCTACGACATCCTGCTCGACGTGCCGGCAGCCTCCGAGCCCGCGGGCGCCGTGGTGGCGCTGATCGGCCAGGGCATGCCGCTCGCCCGCATCGTCCCGAAGGGCGAGCCGGTCGCGGCCCGGCCGCCCGTGGCGCCGATCGGCGAGAACAAGCTGCTGCCGCCGGAGATCAAGCTGCAGAACGCCTTCCGGCGCGACATCGCCATCGCGGGCGGCGCGGTGGTCGACAAGGGCAAGCCGGAGGCGGCCCCGAGCTTTACCGGCGACCCGACGCGGATCTGGACGCTGAACGGGGCGGCCGGCCGGGCCGAGAACCCGCCCCTGTTCTCGGTCAAGCGCAACACCGCCGTGGTGCTGGCGCTCACCAACGCGACCGCCTTCCCGCAATCGCTGCACCTGCACGGCCACGTCTTCCGGCTGCTCCACCCCCTCGACGACGGCTGGGAGCCCTACTGGCTCGACACGTTCCAGCTGCTGGAGGGCCGCACCGCCCGCATCGCGTTCCTCGCCGACAATCCCGGCCGCTGGCTGGTGAGCGCTACCGCCCTGGAGCGATTCGATACCGGCCTGTGGGGCTGGTTCGAGGTGACGTAAGGCTGCTCTCGCATCGATCATGCGTCCGGCGGTCGCAGCCCGATCGCCGGACGAACCAAGACGGCGCGTGAAGCGATGTATTCAAGCCCTCGTCAGCGAGCGTTTTAGCGGCCCTTGCTTCAAGCTCGGCAGTCGATCGATCGAGAGAATGTGTTAACGTGGGCCAATGCATCGGACGGATGCTTGGCGCATGCTGGCACACCAGCAGCGCCCAAGGAGCTGCCGCGCATCGACGAGGTGCCCAGCATGGAACATCAGCCGCTTCGCCACATCCGTGACATCGCCGACGTCGAGACCGTCCCGGGCCTCCTGGAAGGCCGCCGGGCCCGGCTCGAACGGTTCGCCGAAATCCTCGAACGCGATCCGGGCCGCAGCTTCATCACCCTGGAGGAGATCGAGTTCGTACCCCGCGCGATGCGGGGCGGGATCCGGGCCGACAACTCCCCCCTCGCCTTCGCCTATGCCGACCCGGTGCTGCGGGCGAGCGGACTTGCCGGCGACACCTTCGGGGAGGCTCGCCGCTTCTTCGAGCTGAGCACCGGCGAGGCCCACACCCTGCTCTGCTCGTGCGTCAACGGGCGCACCGTCAAGGCCGGGCCGACCGCCAAGCGCCTGCGCCGGCTGGCCGCCCGCAAGCCCGGCCTGTGGCTCGCCTATGGCTGCGCCGCCGGCCTCATGGCGCTCCCGGGCGCGCTCTACCTGTTCGGTTGAGGCAGGGCCCCGAACGGAAAAAGGCCGCCCTCGCGGGCGGCCTTTTTCACGCTGCGCGAGGCAGCCACACCCTTACTTGATCTTGGTTTCCTTGAACTCGACGTGCTTGCGCGCGATCGGGTCGTACTTCTTGAACGACAGCTTGTCGGTCTTGGTACGCGAGTTCTTCTTGGTCACGTAGAAATAGCCGGTATCGGCGGTCGAGAGCAGCTTGATCTTGATGGTGACGGCCTTGGCCATGGCGCGACCTCTTGTGAGTGATGGGTGTTGCGCCCGGAGGACCGAAACGCAAAACGGCCGGGCAGGCCCGGCCAGAACGCGGCGCCTTCCTGCCCCATCGCCCGTGAGGCGTCAAGCCCGGCGCGACGTCAGGGCGCGGCGCGGATCATCCGCCCGCCCACCACCGCGAGGTAGGCGACGAAGAGAAGCGCGAGCGACCAGGCGAAGCCGTGCGGCGAGGCGAGGTCCATGCCGCCGCCGACGAGCGGCGGCCCCAGCACCAGGCCGATATTGTAGAGCACCAGGAAGGCCGCGTTGGCCCCGGCCAAAGCCGCGCCGTCGAAGCGGGCGCCGAGATGGGCGAGCCCGACAGTGTAGAGCGTGCCGGCGATGCCGCCCCAGGCGAACAGGATCACGGCCAGCAGCCACGGATCCTCGGCCCCGAGCGGGAGGCACGCGGCCCCGACCGCGCCGAGGAACGCGGCGGCGAGCAGCACCCGGCGCTTGTCGATCCTGTCGGCGAGCAGACCGACGGGGATCTGGAACAGCACGTTGCCGAGCGCCGCGATGCTGACGAGGCCCGCGGCCTGCTCGGCGGTGAGGCCGAGGCGCAACCCGTAGATCGGCAGGATCGCGAAGCCCCCGGTCTCGACCGCGCCGTAGACGAGGGCCGCCAGCGTCGCCGAGGGGGCGACCCGCAGGTAGCCGAGGAAGCCCCGCCCGCCCTTGTGCGGGATCTCCGGCGAGAGGTTGCGGGCCAGCATCAGGGGCAGCGTGCCGGCGCAGAACAGGGCGGCGCCTGCGAGGTACGGCGCCCAGCCGCTGGTGCCGAGAACGCGCAGCAGCGTCGGTCCGATGGCGAAGCCGAGCGCCAGCACCGTGGCGTAGACCCCCATCACCAGGCCGCGCCGGGCCGGCGGCGCCGCCTGGTTGATCCAGAACTCGGAGAGGACGAACAGCACGCCCAACGCCGCCGAGAACACGAAGCGGAGCGGGAACCACCAGGCGAAGTCGTAGACCGCCCGGAAGCCGAGGAGCGCGAGCGCGGCGACCGCGATGGCGCCGAGCAGCAGCGGCATCACCCCGAGCCGCGCCGCCACCCGCGGCACGAAGGGCAGGACGACGATGCTCGCGACGCCGGCGATCGCCGTGTTGATGCCGATCCAGGTGTTGGACAGGCCCATCCGCTCCATCTCGAGCGAGAGGAGCGGGATCGACAGGCTGAGCCCGATGCCGACCACCGCCACGCAGGTGATGGCGGCGGCGATGGCCGCGAGGCGCGCGGCGTCGAACTCGGAAGCGAGGGTGAGGCGGGTCATGATGAGTCGGCCGTCAGGGCCGGCCCATATGGACCACCGGGCTCACGAAGGCCAGCCCGGCTCGAAACCCCATGAAAATAAGGTTCGCCTGATCCGCGCAAAAACCAGTCGAGCGCGGGATCCCCTCTCCCGTGTGGGAGAGGGGCAGGGGTGAGGGTGGAGACGGTGCCGAGTAAAACGTAAGGCGTCACGCTGCCAACACCACGCCCAGTGCTCTACACTGAAGCGTGTCACCCTCACCCCCGGCCCCTCTCCCGCACGGGAGAGGGGAGATGCGCCCCACCTTTACTCGAACACATCACACAGAGGTCGTATCACAGCTCTTCCCGCGTATGCTCGCCGTCGACGTCCTGGAAGAACGGCACCGGCAGCATCGGGCCGAACCCCGCTGCGAGCCGCGCCTCCAGCTCGTCGAGCACGATTGCCGTGATGCGCGGCAGGTCCAGCTGGCGCGCCGCCGCGAGATCGACCCAGGCGAGCTCGGTCAGCTCGGAATCGGGGCCGACGATGCCGGGGGTCTCGGCCACCACCGCCTCGCGGTCGACGGCGAAGAACCGGGTGTCGAAGCGCTTGGGCCGGGACGGCGGCGTGATCGCCCGGGCGACGAACTGGAGCAGTTCGAGGTCGGGCATCACCCCGGCCTCGCGAAACGCGCTCCAGGCGCCGGGCGGCGTGGTCTCGGGCGGGCCGTAATCGAGGGAGCCGATCATCAGCCCGGTCTCCTCGTAGGTCTCGCGGATGGCCGCGAGCGCCAGGACCCGGCCGAGATGGAACAGCGGCGGGTGGACCTTCTCGGCGAGCGCCTGTTCGGCCCGGTCGTTGAGGGTGCCGGCGACCGGCATCGAGCGGTCGCCGAGCTCGATCCGCCCGCCCGGAAAGACGAACAGCCCGGGCATGAACTTGTGGCCGGCATGGCGCTTGCCCATCAGCACCTTCGGCTGGTCGCCGGAGCGGTCGAGGATGATCAGCGTCGCGGCGTTGCGGATCCGCAGGGGCCGCGCCTTCCGCTCAGGAGCCGGTGCCCCGTCCGTCGGTCCTGCCGCCATCCCGCGTCTCCGTCTCGTGCCGGCCCGAACGATCCGTCGCCCGGGCCCCGGCGCGGCGTATCGCGGAAAAGCCGTGCATGCCAAGGGCGTATTGCAGCCCGACCACCGCCCCTTTGGTCGGCTGGAGCAGGAGCAGCGAGGCGATGAGGGCGAGGCCGGGCCAGAACGTCATCTGGAACCACAGCGGCACGTCGAGGC from Methylobacterium aquaticum encodes:
- a CDS encoding DUF983 domain-containing protein, which produces MWRGFRNRCPHCGEGRLFHRFLKVRHSCEACGTELHHHRADDLPPYLVIFVVGHLAGIGILESEMRLDVPLWFQMTFWPGLALIASLLLLQPTKGAVVGLQYALGMHGFSAIRRAGARATDRSGRHETETRDGGRTDGRGTGS
- a CDS encoding NUDIX hydrolase, producing MAAGPTDGAPAPERKARPLRIRNAATLIILDRSGDQPKVLMGKRHAGHKFMPGLFVFPGGRIELGDRSMPVAGTLNDRAEQALAEKVHPPLFHLGRVLALAAIRETYEETGLMIGSLDYGPPETTPPGAWSAFREAGVMPDLELLQFVARAITPPSRPKRFDTRFFAVDREAVVAETPGIVGPDSELTELAWVDLAAARQLDLPRITAIVLDELEARLAAGFGPMLPVPFFQDVDGEHTREEL
- a CDS encoding MFS transporter — translated: MTRLTLASEFDAARLAAIAAAITCVAVVGIGLSLSIPLLSLEMERMGLSNTWIGINTAIAGVASIVVLPFVPRVAARLGVMPLLLGAIAVAALALLGFRAVYDFAWWFPLRFVFSAALGVLFVLSEFWINQAAPPARRGLVMGVYATVLALGFAIGPTLLRVLGTSGWAPYLAGAALFCAGTLPLMLARNLSPEIPHKGGRGFLGYLRVAPSATLAALVYGAVETGGFAILPIYGLRLGLTAEQAAGLVSIAALGNVLFQIPVGLLADRIDKRRVLLAAAFLGAVGAACLPLGAEDPWLLAVILFAWGGIAGTLYTVGLAHLGARFDGAALAGANAAFLVLYNIGLVLGPPLVGGGMDLASPHGFAWSLALLFVAYLAVVGGRMIRAAP